One Stenotrophomonas maltophilia DNA window includes the following coding sequences:
- a CDS encoding YkgJ family cysteine cluster protein codes for MDCRRCDAVCCRLPVLLQPGDHVPGQFLSRDTHGRAVMARNEEGWCAAIDPYHLRCTIYSQRPAICRQFSMGGDDCRRERQDYLRQADAWALSSPST; via the coding sequence ATCGACTGCCGCCGTTGTGACGCGGTCTGTTGCCGGTTGCCCGTGCTGCTGCAGCCCGGCGACCACGTGCCTGGCCAGTTCCTGTCACGCGACACCCACGGCCGTGCCGTGATGGCGCGCAACGAGGAAGGCTGGTGCGCGGCGATCGATCCCTATCACCTGCGCTGCACGATCTATTCGCAGCGCCCGGCGATCTGCCGCCAGTTTTCGATGGGCGGCGATGACTGCCGCCGCGAGCGGCAGGACTACCTGCGCCAGGCCGATGCCTGGGCGCTTTCCTCCCCTTCCACCTGA
- a CDS encoding DUF4097 family beta strand repeat-containing protein — translation MTRTLISCCVALLLAPAVALADTRIDERHTLAAGGRIELSNVAGKVTVRGWDRNDVQLTGTLSDGLQLRQEKSANRVRWEIEYPRRNNNGGATLVLNVPRSVELLLSTVSASQDISGIDVRRLQADTVSGSLSAAGRSGDSKLNTVSGSVSARLQTPKLDVNTVSGRIEAGGGVSGDIGAQTVSGRVEVDAGRVQRLAVETVSGSIDLAAAGLAPGGRINVESVSASVTLSLPRAVSAQLSVNSFSGSINSDAGQVERPRYGPGSHLDTRLGGGDGDIRIQSHSGSVRVRLDR, via the coding sequence ATGACCCGAACCCTGATTTCCTGCTGTGTCGCGCTGCTGCTGGCCCCTGCCGTGGCGCTGGCCGACACCCGCATCGACGAGCGCCACACCCTGGCCGCGGGTGGTCGCATCGAGCTGAGCAACGTTGCTGGCAAGGTGACCGTGCGTGGCTGGGACCGCAATGACGTGCAGCTCACCGGCACGCTCAGCGACGGCCTGCAGCTGCGCCAGGAGAAGAGCGCCAACCGTGTGCGCTGGGAGATCGAATACCCGCGCCGCAACAACAACGGCGGCGCGACGCTGGTGCTGAACGTGCCGCGCTCGGTGGAGCTGCTGCTGAGCACGGTCAGTGCCAGCCAGGATATCAGTGGCATCGACGTGCGACGGCTGCAGGCCGACACGGTCAGCGGCAGCCTGAGCGCGGCGGGACGCAGTGGCGACAGCAAGCTCAACACGGTCAGCGGCAGCGTGAGCGCGCGCCTGCAGACGCCGAAGTTGGATGTGAACACGGTCAGTGGCCGGATTGAGGCCGGCGGCGGCGTGTCCGGTGATATCGGTGCGCAGACGGTGTCGGGCCGGGTCGAGGTCGACGCTGGCCGCGTACAGCGGCTGGCAGTGGAAACCGTCTCGGGCAGCATCGATCTGGCAGCGGCCGGGTTGGCTCCCGGCGGCCGCATCAACGTCGAATCGGTCAGTGCCTCGGTCACGCTGAGCCTGCCGCGCGCGGTGTCGGCGCAGCTGTCGGTGAACAGCTTCAGCGGCTCGATCAACAGCGATGCCGGGCAGGTAGAGCGGCCGCGCTATGGGCCGGGCAGCCACCTCGATACGCGTCTGGGCGGCGGCGACGGTGACATCCGCATCCAGTCGCATTCGGGCAGTGTGCGGGTACGCCTGGACCGCTGA
- a CDS encoding RNA polymerase sigma factor translates to MLDTTMPAPPAANEAVDEPALVRAAAAGDTAAYELLYRRHAPRVFAVLWRLCGGQQARAEDALQEAFLQAWKALPGFRFESSLSTWLHRLGVNAALMELRGRAAGQDHDSLDEVDGGLQELAVHDRCAGTERDLERALSTLPPRARAVLVLHDIEGWKHQEIAEQLQMAVGSSKAQLHRARGLLRARLGDMT, encoded by the coding sequence ATGCTCGACACCACCATGCCCGCGCCGCCTGCCGCCAACGAAGCCGTCGACGAACCCGCCCTGGTGCGGGCGGCCGCCGCCGGCGATACCGCGGCCTATGAACTGCTGTACCGGCGCCATGCGCCGCGCGTGTTCGCCGTGTTGTGGCGCTTGTGTGGCGGCCAGCAGGCACGTGCCGAGGATGCGCTGCAGGAGGCCTTCCTGCAGGCCTGGAAAGCGCTGCCGGGGTTCCGCTTTGAAAGCAGTCTGTCCACCTGGCTGCATCGCCTGGGGGTCAACGCTGCGCTGATGGAACTGCGCGGCCGGGCTGCCGGGCAGGATCACGACAGCCTCGACGAAGTGGACGGAGGGTTGCAGGAGCTGGCAGTGCACGATCGTTGCGCCGGCACTGAACGCGACCTCGAACGGGCGCTGTCGACGCTGCCACCACGGGCGCGTGCGGTACTGGTGCTGCACGACATCGAAGGCTGGAAACACCAGGAAATCGCCGAACAACTGCAGATGGCTGTCGGCAGTTCCAAGGCACAGTTGCATCGTGCGCGCGGTCTGTTGCGCGCACGGCTGGGAGACATGACATGA
- a CDS encoding mechanosensitive ion channel family protein: protein MMLSLKDHLPAWSHPWLNYAGVALQIVLVLLVAWLLRVLARRLIRRFAEHYTLPPEMVMGARRITSFVVYFSALLCILSLLGAKPSVLWTAFTGFAAVGAVAFFAAWSVLSNIFCTLLIFTTRPFRLHDYIEVLENGEKPGLKGRVIDVNLIYTTLQETGDGHEGTVLQLPNNLFFQRTVRRWRDPAQAPGGIQGDG, encoded by the coding sequence ATGATGTTGTCGCTGAAGGATCACCTGCCGGCCTGGAGCCACCCGTGGCTGAACTACGCAGGCGTCGCCCTGCAGATCGTGCTGGTGCTGCTGGTTGCCTGGCTGTTGCGGGTACTCGCCCGTCGCCTGATCCGGCGCTTCGCCGAGCACTACACGCTTCCGCCTGAAATGGTGATGGGCGCGCGCCGGATCACCAGCTTCGTGGTCTATTTCAGCGCCCTGCTGTGCATCCTCAGCCTGCTCGGCGCGAAGCCGTCAGTGCTGTGGACCGCCTTCACCGGCTTCGCGGCCGTGGGCGCGGTCGCGTTCTTCGCCGCCTGGAGCGTGCTGTCCAACATCTTCTGCACGCTGCTGATCTTCACCACCCGCCCGTTCCGCCTGCACGACTACATCGAAGTGCTGGAGAACGGTGAGAAGCCGGGCCTGAAGGGCCGGGTGATCGACGTGAACCTGATCTACACCACGCTGCAGGAAACCGGCGACGGCCACGAAGGCACGGTGCTGCAGCTGCCGAACAACCTGTTCTTCCAGCGCACGGTGCGCCGCTGGCGCGACCCGGCGCAGGCCCCCGGCGGCATCCAGGGCGACGGCTGA
- a CDS encoding DksA/TraR family C4-type zinc finger protein, which translates to MATGWAGDGAVQDQIDATVDDAIARARRQLRQGPGLEHCEECDAPIPLARRQAVPGVRLCVACQQAHDDEEQAHAGYNRRGSKDSQLR; encoded by the coding sequence ATGGCCACCGGTTGGGCGGGAGACGGCGCGGTCCAGGACCAGATCGACGCCACCGTCGACGATGCGATCGCCCGCGCGCGGCGCCAGCTGCGGCAGGGCCCGGGTCTGGAACACTGTGAGGAATGCGACGCGCCGATCCCGTTGGCGCGGCGCCAGGCCGTGCCTGGGGTTCGGCTGTGCGTGGCGTGCCAGCAGGCGCATGACGACGAAGAGCAGGCGCATGCCGGCTACAACCGCCGTGGCAGCAAGGACAGCCAGTTGAGGTAA
- a CDS encoding DUF2058 domain-containing protein has protein sequence MAKPNALQEQLLKAGLAKKSQASAAASAQAKARQGKAESTSADVQREAERARAEKVERDRALAAERNAQARQAEQKAQARQIITVHAVPHKGDDEYRFSDGAAIRTLLIDPKLRKALSVGVLVIVAHGDGYALLPRAAAEKVRERAPEAIIVDHGQPGSTAEISTGNAEDDAYYAQFQVPDDLIW, from the coding sequence ATGGCAAAGCCCAACGCGCTGCAGGAACAATTGCTCAAGGCCGGCCTGGCCAAGAAGTCGCAGGCCAGCGCTGCCGCGAGCGCGCAGGCCAAGGCCCGCCAGGGCAAGGCCGAATCGACCTCGGCCGACGTGCAGCGCGAGGCTGAACGGGCCCGTGCCGAGAAAGTCGAGCGCGACCGCGCGCTGGCTGCCGAGCGCAATGCCCAGGCCAGGCAGGCTGAACAGAAGGCCCAGGCCAGGCAGATCATCACGGTCCACGCCGTACCCCACAAGGGCGACGACGAGTACCGCTTCAGCGACGGCGCGGCGATCCGTACCCTGTTGATCGACCCCAAGCTGCGCAAGGCGCTGTCGGTGGGCGTGCTGGTCATCGTCGCCCACGGCGACGGCTACGCCCTGCTGCCGCGTGCCGCCGCCGAGAAGGTGCGTGAGCGCGCGCCGGAGGCGATCATCGTCGATCACGGCCAGCCGGGCTCGACCGCCGAGATCTCCACCGGCAACGCCGAGGACGACGCCTATTACGCGCAGTTCCAGGTGCCGGACGACCTGATCTGGTAA
- a CDS encoding M48 metallopeptidase family protein: protein MAVLKYLTGYPEPLVAQVSDLLAQGKLGPWLQQRYPDPHEVRSDRQLYDYTQDLKDRYLRKSVPLNKVCYDNTLEVIKHALGTHTAISRVHGGRLKASREIRIATVFRQAPAAFLRMIVVHELAHLKEADHNKAFYQLCQHMEPDYLQLEFDTRLYLTELANRGQR, encoded by the coding sequence ATGGCAGTCCTGAAGTACCTCACCGGCTATCCCGAACCCCTGGTCGCCCAGGTCAGCGACCTGCTGGCGCAGGGCAAGCTCGGCCCCTGGCTGCAGCAGCGCTACCCCGACCCGCACGAGGTGCGCAGCGACCGCCAGCTGTACGACTACACGCAGGACCTGAAGGACCGCTACCTGCGCAAGTCGGTGCCGCTCAACAAGGTCTGCTACGACAACACGCTGGAAGTGATCAAGCACGCACTGGGCACCCATACCGCCATCTCCCGCGTACACGGCGGCCGCCTCAAGGCCAGCCGCGAGATCCGTATCGCCACCGTGTTCCGTCAGGCACCGGCAGCGTTCCTGCGCATGATCGTGGTGCATGAACTGGCCCACCTGAAGGAAGCCGACCACAACAAGGCCTTCTACCAGCTGTGCCAGCACATGGAGCCGGACTACCTGCAGCTGGAGTTCGATACCCGCCTGTACCTGACCGAGCTGGCCAACCGCGGCCAGCGCTGA
- a CDS encoding RNA pseudouridine synthase translates to MEPIRLDKRLSALLGIPRGEARRYIEGGWVTVNGDVVEQPQRPVDDSAEIVVAEQASDEKAERVSMLLHKPAGVAAETLCALVSSDSRSELDASDIRPLQRHFHGLQLAASLPASDSGLVVVSQDPATLAHLQRNLGRTEQEYLIEVAEGGPERGPWLMARLQQESGGAKVSWQSEQRLRFAGKGLTAKGLRVAVTAAGLQVTAVRRLRIGRVALGPLPAGQWRYLGSDERF, encoded by the coding sequence ATGGAACCGATCCGTCTCGACAAACGCCTGTCCGCCCTGCTCGGCATCCCGCGCGGCGAAGCGCGACGCTACATCGAAGGCGGCTGGGTCACGGTCAACGGCGACGTGGTGGAACAGCCGCAGCGTCCGGTCGATGACAGCGCCGAGATTGTCGTGGCCGAGCAGGCCAGCGATGAAAAGGCCGAGCGGGTCAGCATGCTGCTGCACAAGCCTGCCGGCGTTGCCGCTGAAACCCTGTGTGCGCTGGTCAGCAGTGACAGCCGCAGCGAACTTGATGCCAGCGACATCCGTCCGCTTCAGCGTCACTTCCACGGCCTGCAGCTGGCCGCCTCGCTTCCGGCCAGCGACAGCGGCCTGGTGGTGGTCAGCCAGGACCCGGCCACGCTGGCCCATCTGCAGCGCAATCTGGGCCGCACCGAACAGGAGTACCTGATCGAAGTGGCCGAAGGCGGCCCCGAGCGCGGGCCGTGGCTGATGGCGCGGCTGCAGCAGGAATCCGGTGGTGCCAAGGTCAGCTGGCAGAGCGAGCAGCGCCTGCGCTTCGCCGGCAAGGGCCTGACGGCCAAGGGTCTGCGCGTGGCGGTTACCGCTGCCGGCCTGCAGGTGACGGCCGTGCGTCGGCTGCGTATTGGCCGCGTGGCACTGGGACCGCTGCCTGCGGGGCAGTGGCGTTACCTGGGCAGCGACGAGCGGTTCTGA
- a CDS encoding phospholipase D family protein, whose product MSLPKPLWRRLLRVAAIILAALLLLVLSGLLLADHLTPQAQGAPSQVLPLQRAQTRIDQQIVPLQEAHPGQSGVAFLSDGMDAFAARAMITTHAGRSLDLQYYIWHDDLIGHLMAKALYDAAERGVRVRILLDDMNAKDKDALMMALDAHPNIEIRLYNPFRNRSGIARTLELVQRAFSVNHRMHNKSWIADGRIAIVGGRNIGEEYFSARDDVNFQDLDLVVAGPAVQQANQIFDDYWNSSAAIPISALASYSDEQLRQLVRQSDLDAMHAKAQPYLQRVAESRALQRPSPEPLHWSANVRIASDPPMKHRDDDRRGWLVNTLSEELRSTRRSALLISPYFVPGNDGVEALSALAARGAQVGVVTNSLAANDVAAVHGGYMGYRVPLLKAGVQLYELKAHGQPDTSLFGSSGASLHTKAFVVDDRRGFVGSFNLDPRSAYLNTEMGVLFDDPVLGAQLRDEYLRLAGPEHSWWLALGRNDDLRWLEHQPPPHWVEAEPGASLGKRWTARVISWLPVESQL is encoded by the coding sequence ATGAGCCTGCCCAAGCCCCTGTGGCGACGCCTGCTGCGCGTCGCTGCAATCATCCTCGCCGCGCTGTTGCTGCTGGTCCTGTCCGGTCTGCTGCTGGCCGACCACCTCACGCCGCAGGCTCAGGGCGCACCCTCGCAGGTACTGCCACTGCAGCGGGCGCAGACCCGTATCGACCAGCAGATCGTGCCCTTGCAGGAGGCCCATCCGGGGCAGTCCGGCGTGGCCTTCCTCAGTGATGGCATGGATGCCTTCGCCGCACGCGCGATGATCACCACGCACGCAGGCCGCAGCCTGGACCTGCAGTACTACATCTGGCACGACGACCTGATCGGTCACCTGATGGCCAAGGCACTGTACGACGCCGCCGAGCGCGGTGTGCGCGTGCGCATCCTGCTTGACGACATGAACGCCAAGGACAAGGACGCGCTGATGATGGCGCTCGATGCGCACCCGAACATCGAGATCCGCCTGTACAACCCGTTCCGCAACCGCAGCGGCATCGCGCGCACGCTGGAGCTGGTGCAGCGCGCTTTCAGCGTGAACCACCGCATGCACAACAAGAGCTGGATCGCCGATGGCCGCATCGCGATCGTTGGCGGCCGCAACATCGGCGAGGAGTACTTCAGCGCACGCGACGATGTGAACTTCCAGGACCTGGATCTGGTGGTGGCCGGCCCCGCCGTGCAGCAGGCCAACCAGATCTTCGACGACTACTGGAACAGCAGCGCGGCGATCCCGATCTCCGCGCTGGCCTCGTACAGCGATGAACAGCTGCGGCAACTCGTGCGGCAGTCGGACCTGGATGCCATGCATGCCAAGGCACAGCCCTACCTGCAGCGCGTGGCCGAATCACGCGCCCTGCAGCGACCCAGCCCGGAGCCGCTGCACTGGAGCGCGAACGTACGCATCGCTTCGGATCCGCCGATGAAGCACCGCGATGACGATCGCCGCGGCTGGCTGGTCAACACCCTCAGCGAGGAACTGCGCAGCACCCGCCGCAGTGCGCTGCTGATCTCGCCCTACTTCGTGCCCGGCAACGATGGGGTCGAGGCGCTGTCGGCGCTGGCCGCGCGCGGCGCGCAGGTGGGCGTGGTCACCAATTCGCTGGCCGCCAACGACGTGGCGGCGGTACACGGCGGCTACATGGGCTACCGGGTGCCGCTGCTGAAGGCCGGCGTGCAGCTGTACGAACTGAAGGCGCACGGCCAGCCGGATACCAGCCTGTTCGGCAGCAGCGGCGCCAGCCTGCACACCAAGGCGTTCGTGGTCGATGATCGCCGCGGCTTCGTCGGCTCGTTCAACCTCGACCCGCGCTCGGCCTACCTCAATACCGAGATGGGCGTGTTGTTCGACGACCCGGTGCTGGGGGCGCAGCTGCGCGATGAATACCTGCGCCTGGCCGGCCCGGAGCACAGCTGGTGGCTGGCGCTGGGGCGCAATGATGACCTGCGCTGGCTGGAGCACCAGCCACCGCCGCACTGGGTGGAGGCCGAACCCGGGGCCAGCCTGGGCAAGCGCTGGACCGCACGGGTGATCAGCTGGCTGCCGGTGGAATCGCAGCTGTAG
- a CDS encoding HDOD domain-containing protein: MRPAWWRLLCGWLARSTEAAPSRLAAVSRQAVAAAAASLQGEALPSAEIAAHLQRGLHALALYPRLAGEPTPVQDPALGDAVARALQDRDWAARHLPRRPQLLPQLIQTVNDDAASARVMAAIIGQDPVLTGNLLRIANSPAYKVHERPVESLQRAVTLVGTEGVRQIISAVLVQPVMQVQCEVFPQFSTIIWEHALLASRAAADHARTVTFGDAFAAQWLGLVQGLGSALVMRQLLQEAQARGEAVEPALALQLLQQWSLPLAQRVAAAWELPEPVHQALVPEAEGPLADSLRLGSAAAAASLLCRHGHASQSRMLALLEQLPSAPPHALRWIWRRLHGRSVETLDEAGQDPAP; encoded by the coding sequence ATGAGGCCGGCCTGGTGGCGACTACTGTGTGGCTGGCTGGCACGCTCGACCGAGGCTGCGCCGTCCCGCTTGGCGGCTGTATCGCGACAGGCAGTGGCGGCAGCTGCCGCGAGCCTGCAGGGTGAGGCCCTGCCGTCTGCGGAGATCGCCGCGCATCTGCAGCGCGGCCTGCACGCGTTGGCGTTGTATCCACGACTGGCCGGTGAGCCGACGCCGGTACAGGATCCGGCGTTGGGGGACGCGGTGGCACGCGCGCTGCAGGACCGCGACTGGGCGGCCCGGCACCTGCCCCGGCGTCCGCAGCTGTTGCCGCAGCTGATCCAGACCGTCAACGACGACGCCGCCTCCGCGCGGGTGATGGCCGCGATCATCGGCCAGGACCCGGTGCTGACCGGCAACCTGCTGCGCATCGCCAACAGCCCGGCCTACAAGGTCCATGAGCGCCCGGTCGAAAGCCTGCAGCGGGCGGTGACCCTGGTCGGTACCGAGGGCGTGCGCCAGATCATCAGCGCGGTGCTGGTGCAGCCGGTGATGCAGGTGCAGTGCGAGGTGTTTCCGCAGTTCAGCACGATCATCTGGGAGCACGCACTGCTGGCCTCGCGCGCGGCCGCAGACCACGCACGCACGGTTACCTTTGGTGATGCCTTCGCCGCGCAGTGGCTGGGACTGGTGCAGGGCCTGGGGTCTGCGCTGGTGATGCGCCAGCTGCTGCAGGAAGCCCAGGCACGCGGTGAAGCCGTGGAGCCGGCGCTGGCCCTGCAGCTGCTCCAGCAGTGGTCGTTGCCGCTGGCACAACGGGTGGCGGCTGCCTGGGAGCTGCCCGAGCCGGTGCATCAGGCGCTGGTGCCGGAGGCCGAGGGCCCGCTGGCCGACAGCCTGCGTCTAGGCAGCGCTGCGGCCGCTGCCAGTCTGTTGTGCCGCCATGGCCACGCCAGCCAGAGCCGCATGCTGGCCCTGCTTGAACAACTGCCGTCGGCGCCGCCGCATGCGCTGCGCTGGATCTGGCGGCGCCTGCACGGGCGCAGTGTGGAAACGCTGGATGAGGCCGGACAGGACCCAGCGCCCTGA
- a CDS encoding Glu/Leu/Phe/Val dehydrogenase dimerization domain-containing protein: MLFETLATTGHEQVVFCHNHDAGLQAIIAIHNTTLGPALGGVRMRPYASTDEALADVLRLSRTMTYKNALAGLNVGGGKAVIIGDPKVDKTEVLFRAFGRYVDSLGGRYITAEDVGTDVNDMENIYLESQFVTGVHQVHGGSGDPAPFTAYGALQALMAAMRFKFGHEEVGKTSIAVQGLGHIGMELVKLLRDRGAKLYVTDLDSALVDRAVSDFGAEAVKPDEIHEVNADVFAPCALEGAINADTLPRIKAKIICGTANNQLSSLEIGDELHARGILYAPDYAVNAGGVMNVSLEIDGYNRERAMRLIRSIYHNLTRIFELSQRENIAPQRAADRIAESRILSIGKLKMPLGRSTPRLGNLRGG; the protein is encoded by the coding sequence ATGCTATTCGAAACCCTCGCCACCACCGGCCACGAACAGGTGGTGTTCTGCCACAACCACGATGCCGGCCTGCAGGCGATCATCGCCATCCACAACACCACCCTGGGCCCGGCCCTGGGCGGCGTGCGCATGCGCCCCTATGCCAGCACCGACGAGGCGCTGGCCGACGTGCTGCGGCTGAGCCGGACGATGACCTACAAGAATGCGCTGGCCGGCCTCAACGTGGGCGGCGGCAAGGCGGTGATCATCGGCGACCCGAAGGTGGACAAGACCGAGGTGCTGTTCCGCGCCTTCGGCCGTTACGTTGACTCGCTGGGCGGGCGCTACATCACCGCCGAGGACGTCGGCACCGACGTCAACGACATGGAGAACATCTACCTGGAAAGCCAGTTCGTGACCGGCGTGCACCAGGTCCATGGCGGCTCCGGCGATCCGGCCCCGTTCACCGCCTATGGTGCGCTGCAGGCGCTGATGGCGGCGATGCGCTTCAAGTTCGGCCATGAGGAAGTGGGCAAGACCAGCATCGCGGTGCAGGGCCTGGGCCACATCGGCATGGAACTGGTCAAGCTGCTGCGTGACCGCGGCGCCAAGCTGTATGTCACCGACCTGGACAGCGCGTTGGTTGATCGCGCGGTCAGCGATTTCGGCGCCGAAGCGGTCAAGCCGGACGAGATCCACGAGGTGAACGCCGACGTGTTCGCACCGTGTGCGCTGGAAGGCGCCATCAACGCCGACACTCTGCCGCGGATCAAGGCGAAGATCATCTGTGGCACCGCCAACAACCAGCTGTCGAGCCTGGAAATCGGCGATGAGCTGCACGCGCGCGGCATCCTGTATGCGCCGGACTATGCGGTCAACGCCGGCGGCGTGATGAACGTGTCGCTGGAGATCGATGGCTACAACCGCGAACGCGCGATGCGCCTGATCCGCAGCATCTACCACAACCTCACCCGCATCTTCGAACTGTCGCAGCGCGAGAACATCGCGCCGCAGCGTGCAGCCGACCGCATCGCCGAAAGCCGCATCCTGTCGATCGGCAAGCTGAAGATGCCGCTGGGCCGCAGCACCCCGCGCCTGGGCAACCTGCGCGGCGGTTGA